In Gemmatimonadaceae bacterium, the sequence CGGCGCGACGGCACGTGGCACGACATCTCGCACGCCGAACTGTACGACCGGGTGCGCCTGACGCGGCTGGGCCTCGAGCAGCTGGGAGTACGACGCGGTGATCGCGTGGCGATCCTGTCCGAGAACCGGCCTGAGTGGGCCATCGCTGACTGGGCGTGCCTGATGGCAGGCGTGATCGACGTTCCCATCTACCCCACGCTGCCCGCCGAGCAGCTGCCCTACCTGCTCAACGATTCGGGCGCGGTCGCCATCTTCGTCTCCAGCGCCGTGCAGGCTGAGAAGGTCGCATCGATCCGGGCACAGGCGAGCGCGCTCAGGCATGTCATCGCGCTCGACGACGGCGCACGGTCCTTCGCCGACACGACCCTCTCGGAACTCGTCGCGAAAGGCCACGAGGCCGATTTCACCGGTCAGCATGTGGCGCACGAGTCCACCGCGCGACAGGCGAAGCCGAGCGACATCGCGACGATCATCTACACCTCGGGCACCACGGGCTCGCCCAAAGGCGTGATGCTCACACACGACAACTTCTTCTCGAACATCCAGGCCAACTGCGGGATCATCGAGATGAAGGGCGAGGACGTGGCGCTGTCGTTCCTTCCGCTGTCGCACATCTTCGAGCGCACCGGCGACTACTGGTTCTTCACGACGGGGACGACGATCGCGTATGTCGAGTCCTTCGACCTGGTTCCGGTCGCAATGGCCGAAGTGCGCCCGACGATCGCGATGTCGGTGCCGCGCCTCTATGAGAAGATGTACGCCCGCGTGCTGGAGAATGCGCTCGCCGGCGGCGCCCTCAAGCGCACGATCTTCTTCTGGGCCCGCAAGGTTGCCGAGCAGTACGCCGACACACGTCTCGCGGGTCGCCAACCATCGGGATGGCTGGCGATGCGCTACGCGATCGCGCAGAAGCTCGTGTTCTCCA encodes:
- a CDS encoding long-chain fatty acid--CoA ligase; the protein is MYARGPERRSAPGTLIDVFFEAVRTFDKPDALRFRRDGTWHDISHAELYDRVRLTRLGLEQLGVRRGDRVAILSENRPEWAIADWACLMAGVIDVPIYPTLPAEQLPYLLNDSGAVAIFVSSAVQAEKVASIRAQASALRHVIALDDGARSFADTTLSELVAKGHEADFTGQHVAHESTARQAKPSDIATIIYTSGTTGSPKGVMLTHDNFFSNIQANCGIIEMKGEDVALSFLPLSHIFERTGDYWFFTTGTTIAYVESFDLVPVAMAEVRPTIAMSVPRLYEKMYARVLENALAGGALKRTIFFWARKVAEQYADTRLAGRQPSGWLAMRYAIAQKLVFSKLQQRTGGRLRYFISGGAPLAPEINRFFYAAGLTILEGYGLTETSPVISVNTPQNFRIGTVGKPVEGVEVQIAADGEILTRGPHVMQGYFNKPDATREVIDSEGWFHTGDIGVIEGDFLRITDRKKDLIVTAGGKNIAPQPIENMVKTNKYVSQAVMLGDRRKFPVLLVVPNFEQLEKWAKLRQLIWTDRAQLLQMPTVNAKMDKEVRSTLVGLAHFETPAKIALLEHDFSVESGELTPTLKVKRRVIDQRYKTTIDALYAG